From the genome of Candidatus Eremiobacterota bacterium, one region includes:
- a CDS encoding nucleotidyltransferase family protein — protein sequence MKALDAIVLAGGPRDEVAALEPDAPNKAFVRIGGIPLVQRTITGLRSSSRIDRIVAVAPPSAAAHPALANASEVRGDGRKMLESLRSGMQGFTEDAIVIVSASDLPALDAPAVDEFVDRVVDRELDVAYACLERRYHVAAYPEFPHTWARMRDGRYCGGGLVALRPRVMPRLNTFMDALGNARKSPLRLAGLFGWDVLARFAFGLLAIEHAEARASRILRADVGAIRCTHPQIALNVDRVEDVALANARFTAS from the coding sequence GTGAAAGCGCTCGACGCGATCGTGCTCGCCGGCGGGCCGCGCGACGAGGTCGCCGCGCTCGAGCCGGACGCACCGAACAAGGCGTTCGTACGCATCGGCGGGATCCCGCTCGTGCAGCGCACGATCACGGGGCTGCGCTCGTCCTCCCGAATCGACCGCATCGTCGCGGTCGCGCCGCCGTCGGCGGCGGCGCACCCCGCGCTCGCGAACGCCAGCGAGGTTCGCGGCGACGGGCGGAAGATGCTCGAGAGCCTGCGCTCGGGGATGCAGGGCTTCACCGAGGACGCGATCGTCATCGTCAGCGCGTCCGATCTCCCCGCGCTCGACGCGCCCGCAGTCGACGAGTTCGTCGACCGCGTCGTCGACCGCGAGCTCGACGTCGCGTACGCCTGCCTCGAGCGCCGGTATCACGTCGCCGCGTATCCCGAGTTTCCGCACACCTGGGCGCGCATGCGCGACGGCCGCTACTGCGGCGGCGGGCTGGTCGCGCTGCGCCCGCGCGTCATGCCGCGGCTCAACACGTTCATGGACGCGCTCGGCAACGCGCGCAAGTCGCCGCTGCGTCTCGCCGGCTTGTTCGGGTGGGACGTGCTCGCGCGCTTCGCGTTCGGACTGCTAGCGATCGAGCACGCCGAGGCGCGCGCCTCGCGCATCCTGCGCGCGGACGTCGGCGCGATCCGCTGCACGCACCCGCAGATCGCGCTGAACGTCGATCGCGTCGAAGACGTCGCGCTCGCGAACGCGCGCTTCACCGCGTCGTGA
- the ispE gene encoding 4-(cytidine 5'-diphospho)-2-C-methyl-D-erythritol kinase, producing the protein MLAPAKVNLTLEILARRAGGYHALRSVMVPLALADEIAFAPSERFTFACEPPSLAPDNLVVRAFERIGLADAPLAVALRKRIPTGAGLGGGSSDAASVLRAAMRGDFGIAGMRDWLGDARALGSDVPFFLADAPALVEGTGERVTALGAAPPWWVVLLVPDVHVATGDAYAALAAARERTSTPARARSDSATLRCGEALQRANYAGVLETMTNDFEPIVRERYPAVDAALRALHDAGAPGRAMLSGSGGACFALFETERAARELATNLRAPSGAVAHVVPFATSGTWVDSAAANPSRSSLRCGPRR; encoded by the coding sequence GTGCTTGCCCCGGCGAAGGTCAACCTGACGCTGGAGATCCTCGCACGCCGAGCCGGCGGGTACCATGCCCTGCGCAGCGTGATGGTTCCGCTCGCGCTCGCCGACGAGATCGCGTTCGCGCCGAGCGAGCGGTTCACGTTCGCATGCGAGCCGCCGTCGCTCGCCCCCGACAACCTGGTCGTGCGAGCGTTCGAACGGATCGGGCTGGCCGACGCGCCGCTTGCGGTAGCGCTGCGCAAGCGCATCCCCACCGGCGCCGGCCTCGGCGGCGGCTCGAGCGACGCGGCGAGCGTGCTGCGCGCGGCGATGCGCGGCGACTTCGGCATCGCCGGCATGCGCGACTGGCTCGGCGACGCGCGCGCGCTCGGCTCCGACGTGCCGTTCTTTCTCGCCGACGCGCCAGCGCTCGTCGAAGGGACCGGCGAGCGCGTCACCGCGCTCGGCGCCGCGCCGCCGTGGTGGGTCGTGCTGCTCGTTCCCGACGTGCACGTCGCGACGGGCGATGCGTACGCCGCGCTCGCCGCGGCGCGGGAGCGCACGTCGACGCCGGCGCGCGCGCGCAGCGACTCGGCGACGCTGCGCTGCGGCGAGGCGCTGCAGCGCGCGAACTACGCCGGCGTGCTCGAGACGATGACGAACGACTTCGAACCGATCGTGCGCGAGCGGTATCCGGCGGTCGACGCGGCGCTGCGCGCGCTGCACGACGCCGGCGCGCCCGGACGCGCGATGCTCTCCGGCTCCGGCGGCGCGTGCTTCGCGCTGTTCGAGACGGAACGCGCCGCGCGCGAGCTCGCAACGAACCTGCGCGCTCCGAGCGGTGCGGTCGCACACGTCGTTCCGTTCGCAACGAGCGGCACCTGGGTGGATTCGGCTGCGGCGAATCCTTCGCGGTCCTCGCTCCGCTGCGGTCCGCGCCGGTGA
- the pdxS gene encoding pyridoxal 5'-phosphate synthase lyase subunit PdxS, whose translation MNGQTGTETVKRGLAQMLKGGVIMDVVTPEQAKVAEEAGAVAVMALERIPADIRAAGGVARMSHPALIERIMKVVTIPVMAKVRIGHIGEARQLEALGVDYIDESEVLTPADDHYHLDKHGYKVPFVCGARDLGEALRRIAEGAAMIRSKGEAGSGNIVEAVRHMRAIRDGIATLASVSKDELVARARDLGAPLELVREVAANGKLPVVLFCAGGVSTPADAALMMELGAEGIFVGSGIFKSTNPAAFARAIVDATTHWQNADVVLKAHTSIPEEAKAMEGLDVRTLAPHELLATRGN comes from the coding sequence ATGAACGGACAGACGGGGACCGAGACGGTCAAGCGCGGGCTTGCACAGATGCTCAAGGGCGGCGTCATCATGGACGTGGTGACGCCCGAGCAGGCGAAGGTCGCCGAAGAGGCGGGCGCGGTCGCGGTGATGGCGCTCGAGCGCATTCCGGCCGACATTCGGGCCGCGGGCGGCGTCGCGCGGATGAGCCATCCGGCGCTGATCGAGCGGATCATGAAGGTCGTGACCATCCCCGTGATGGCGAAGGTCCGCATCGGGCACATCGGCGAGGCGCGGCAGCTCGAAGCGCTCGGGGTCGACTACATCGACGAGTCGGAAGTGCTCACGCCGGCCGACGATCACTACCACCTCGACAAGCACGGTTACAAAGTGCCGTTCGTCTGTGGCGCGCGCGACCTCGGCGAAGCGCTGCGCCGCATCGCCGAAGGCGCGGCGATGATCCGCAGCAAGGGCGAAGCCGGCTCCGGCAACATCGTCGAGGCCGTTCGGCACATGCGCGCGATCCGCGACGGGATCGCGACGCTCGCCTCCGTTTCGAAGGACGAGCTAGTCGCGCGCGCGCGCGATCTGGGCGCGCCGCTCGAGCTCGTGCGCGAGGTTGCGGCGAACGGCAAGCTCCCGGTCGTGCTGTTCTGCGCCGGCGGCGTCTCGACGCCGGCCGACGCCGCGCTGATGATGGAGCTCGGCGCGGAAGGAATCTTCGTCGGCAGCGGGATCTTCAAGTCGACGAACCCGGCCGCGTTCGCGCGCGCGATCGTCGACGCGACGACGCACTGGCAAAACGCCGACGTCGTGCTGAAAGCGCACACGTCGATCCCCGAGGAAGCAAAGGCGATGGAAGGGCTCGACGTGCGCACGCTCGCGCCGCACGAGCTGCTCGCCACGCGCGGAAATTAA
- the pdxT gene encoding pyridoxal 5'-phosphate synthase glutaminase subunit PdxT, whose amino-acid sequence MAQRTVGVLALQGDVVEHLRALERAGARAVEVRTPDDLARVEALVVPGGESTTVIRLLDRFGLTEPIKARVREGMPFWGTCMGMIVAAHDVAQLEQPTLDLLDVTVRRNAFGRQVDSAEVPLQIPALGAEPFPAVFIRAPWIERTGPRVETLAERDGHGVMVRERNVLGTAFHPELTGDDRVHAYFLRMVKPAA is encoded by the coding sequence GTGGCGCAGCGGACAGTCGGCGTGTTGGCGCTGCAAGGTGACGTCGTCGAGCACCTGCGCGCGCTGGAGCGCGCCGGGGCGCGCGCGGTCGAGGTGCGCACGCCGGACGATCTCGCGCGCGTCGAGGCGCTGGTCGTGCCCGGCGGCGAGTCGACGACGGTGATCCGTTTGCTCGACCGGTTCGGACTGACCGAGCCGATCAAGGCGCGCGTGCGCGAGGGGATGCCGTTCTGGGGAACGTGTATGGGGATGATCGTCGCCGCGCACGACGTCGCCCAACTCGAGCAGCCGACGCTCGACCTTTTGGACGTGACGGTGCGCCGCAACGCGTTCGGCCGGCAGGTCGACAGCGCCGAAGTACCGTTGCAGATCCCGGCGCTCGGCGCGGAGCCGTTCCCGGCCGTGTTCATCCGCGCGCCGTGGATCGAGCGCACCGGCCCGCGCGTCGAGACGCTCGCCGAGCGCGACGGCCACGGCGTGATGGTGCGCGAGCGGAACGTCCTCGGCACCGCGTTTCACCCGGAGCTCACCGGCGACGACCGCGTCCACGCTTACTTCCTGCGGATGGTAAAGCCGGCCGCCTGA
- a CDS encoding HNH endonuclease: MVTDVLVLNFTYEALNITSFQRAVKLLFSGKAEIVHRRDDVIRSTSYEMRLPSIIRMLYYIKRPMQKVALTKKNVLLRDDYTCQYCSVKGERLMTVDHVVPRSKGGPSTWENLVCACMRCNNRKNNRSPEHANMKLKRKPKAPKYIPWIRVKRNTLPGEWHQFLFLYNVSIEERVGV, from the coding sequence ATCGTGACTGACGTCCTGGTCCTGAACTTCACCTACGAAGCGCTGAACATCACCTCGTTCCAGCGCGCGGTGAAGCTGCTCTTCTCGGGGAAGGCGGAGATCGTCCACCGGCGCGACGACGTTATCAGGTCGACCTCATACGAGATGCGGCTGCCCTCGATCATCCGGATGCTGTACTACATCAAGCGTCCGATGCAGAAGGTCGCGCTGACGAAGAAGAACGTGCTGCTGCGCGACGACTACACGTGCCAGTACTGCAGCGTCAAGGGCGAGCGGTTGATGACCGTCGACCACGTCGTGCCGAGGAGCAAAGGCGGTCCCTCGACGTGGGAGAATCTGGTGTGCGCGTGCATGCGCTGCAACAACCGCAAGAACAACCGCAGCCCCGAGCACGCCAACATGAAGCTCAAGCGCAAGCCGAAAGCGCCCAAGTACATCCCGTGGATCCGCGTCAAGCGCAACACGCTCCCGGGCGAGTGGCACCAGTTCCTGTTCCTCTACAACGTCTCCATCGAGGAACGCGTCGGCGTCTGA
- a CDS encoding aminotransferase class I/II-fold pyridoxal phosphate-dependent enzyme, with the protein MAALDQTRAPYFQVLLDYVDAGVVPFHTPGHKQGIGMERAFRDFVGDNVLAIDLTQIRGLDDLLQPEEALVEAQELAAACYGAEQSFFLINGSTSGNQCMMMAALNPGDKLAIPRNSHKSAMGGLIMSGATPVWMQPEVDESLHMDHTVTPATVRATLERDPEIKAVYLVTPTYYGVAADLEGIVAVAHERNVPVLVDEAWGPHFHFHPALPLSAMQAGADICINSTHKMLGSMSQTAMLHVQGNRVKLDRLKAVYKLFLSTSPNLVLVASLDVARRQMALEGPALLSRTIEIANDARARLNEIPRVYCFGEELEGKPGVFDLDPMKITVTVKNLGYTGYEAEEILRRRYNVQVELADLFNVVALYTIGTTAEASDMLIHGVRELAREDRPVDIFSPSGVLERRMSTGTYKLPTIPPIRLLPRDAFLAPTEFIPFKLSAGRICSEVITPYPPGIPVISPGEEITPEIIDYLTLEKKAGVKMQGPYDDDLKFIRVVR; encoded by the coding sequence GTGGCGGCGCTCGACCAGACGCGCGCGCCGTACTTCCAGGTCCTGCTCGACTACGTCGACGCGGGCGTGGTCCCGTTCCACACGCCGGGCCACAAGCAGGGGATCGGGATGGAGCGCGCCTTCCGCGACTTCGTCGGCGACAACGTGCTGGCGATCGACCTGACCCAGATCCGCGGGCTCGACGACCTGCTGCAGCCCGAAGAAGCGCTGGTCGAAGCGCAGGAGCTCGCGGCGGCGTGCTACGGCGCGGAGCAGTCGTTCTTTCTGATCAACGGCTCGACTAGCGGCAACCAGTGCATGATGATGGCGGCGCTCAATCCGGGTGACAAGCTCGCGATCCCGCGCAACTCGCACAAGAGCGCGATGGGCGGGCTCATCATGTCCGGCGCGACGCCGGTGTGGATGCAGCCCGAAGTCGACGAGTCGCTGCACATGGACCACACCGTCACGCCGGCGACGGTGCGCGCCACGTTGGAGCGCGATCCCGAGATCAAAGCCGTCTACCTCGTCACGCCGACGTACTACGGCGTCGCCGCGGACCTGGAGGGAATCGTCGCGGTCGCGCACGAGCGCAACGTGCCGGTGCTGGTCGACGAAGCGTGGGGACCGCATTTCCACTTCCATCCGGCACTGCCGCTCTCGGCGATGCAAGCCGGTGCGGACATCTGCATCAACTCGACGCACAAGATGCTCGGCTCGATGTCGCAGACGGCGATGCTGCACGTGCAGGGCAATCGGGTGAAGCTCGACCGCCTCAAAGCGGTCTACAAGCTGTTTCTGTCGACCTCGCCGAACCTCGTGCTCGTCGCGTCGCTCGACGTCGCGCGGCGCCAGATGGCGCTCGAAGGCCCGGCGCTCCTCTCGCGCACGATCGAGATCGCCAACGACGCGCGCGCGCGGCTCAACGAGATCCCGCGCGTCTACTGCTTCGGCGAGGAGCTCGAAGGAAAGCCCGGCGTCTTCGACCTCGACCCGATGAAGATCACCGTGACGGTGAAAAACCTCGGCTACACCGGCTACGAAGCCGAAGAGATCCTGCGCCGCCGCTACAACGTGCAAGTCGAGCTGGCCGACTTGTTCAACGTCGTCGCGCTGTACACGATCGGCACGACCGCCGAGGCGTCGGACATGCTGATCCACGGCGTGCGCGAGCTGGCGCGCGAAGACCGCCCGGTGGACATCTTCTCGCCCTCCGGCGTGCTCGAGCGCCGGATGAGCACGGGGACGTACAAGCTGCCGACGATCCCGCCGATCCGGCTCCTCCCGCGTGACGCGTTCCTCGCGCCGACCGAGTTCATCCCGTTCAAGCTCTCCGCCGGCCGCATCTGCTCCGAGGTGATAACGCCCTACCCGCCCGGCATCCCGGTCATCTCGCCCGGCGAAGAGATCACCCCGGAGATCATCGACTATCTGACGCTGGAAAAGAAAGCCGGCGTCAAAATGCAAGGCCCCTACGACGACGACTTGAAATTCATCCGCGTGGTGCGCTGA